Proteins from a genomic interval of Crassostrea angulata isolate pt1a10 chromosome 7, ASM2561291v2, whole genome shotgun sequence:
- the LOC128156662 gene encoding uncharacterized protein LOC128156662 isoform X2: MALSEFNTNSVMRSPHQWRYLGAVSLYLGGHKAECFKGPKVCSVQTIGLAMWWRVTIYIIILGNVNGDETVSGMPGETHTTSNLASSVYLTSSTMTAPTQEIEPSSATNTGPTSIANDLSTVALALKNKVVSRPSGQVFETSANVSSSEHFVFSTKSYVSENTTETSSVSSSSESSVFAGSSSNVVTVHSTTLQPFTAPYSSIHSDSITSHQPEISDGTIVPSLTISTTEMTDSASQSETSSSVLLNTGRMIVNIQSTATDSVISSFSSLPTASGSQPLTSSYQPLTSSSQPLTSSTLPQVSSSLSLTSSTLPQVSSSLSLTSSTLPQVSSSLSLTSSLQQRTSLLLPQTPLTSSSLPLTTSSLPFTSSSLPPNVTLTNVIIATDTTMVTSEDFHSSAVSSRFVDSSMAPSSSWSLNTSTAETLTNMDTSLLLETSTHTVMSSFVDNSVSLQNASDSISSSLPKNTTPHSPFQTSSSLEESVTTQLSNVATSTPPSVSPGLESPGTSLSSTDHASQHSIISSDVLGSSTGPSEASSIAPTHATGHVVNSVFPSMTQPVSRPPSVFTTISESVTSGKSQHSVESSASSTTTEFTAVTSSSSDFPTNVTVRPTATTSLPHPEDMQFVNQTFEMVFQGNCEPLLKDKLLLKAFWNQLQEKLVHKSYLVKADNIACEPLRITFTYVFIPQSYFKQLCTSLKEIVSDIHINVTISGQLEYYRALKLNTESTITSDKTPPPGAAGLEEIDLIVLIAAGSFCLVLILVGLVICIREYYHRKRTRTFEFANMYQAEDFTLTKIPRPAVTYTEKGADINTNGHSNGDAHETEKETLMESIQLRVNSNENGLMVGITGTLERQSTVSHPSPSPSPPGSEHVQLVPKEEEPLQSQDNPIYYIDDDHSE; the protein is encoded by the exons ATGGCTTTATCAGAATTTAACACAAATTCTGTAATGCGATCCCCTCATCAATGGCGTTATCTAGGGGCCGTGTCGCTTTATCTCGGGGGACACAAAGCGGAATGTTTTAAGGGCCCTAAG GTGTGCAGTGTACAGACAATTGGTTTGGCCATGTGGTGGAGAGTAACAATTTACATCATTATTCTGG GTAATGTTAACGGAGATGAAACGGTTTCCGGCATGCCAGGAGAAACCCACACGACATCTAACCTAGCGTCGTCAGTGTATCTAACATCGTCTACAATGACCGCTCCTACCCAGGAGATAGAGCCCTCCTCCGCCACTAACACCGGACCTACTTCAATAGCAAATGACCTTTCTACTGTAGCCTTGGCCCTAAAAAATAAGGTCGTCTCAAGACCAAGCGGTCAAGTTTTTGAAACTTCAGCCAATGTATCATCCAGCGAACATTTTGTGTTTTCAACAAAGAGCTATGTGTCTGAAAACACAACGGAAACATCATCAGTCTCGTCGTCGTCCGAATCGTCCGTGTTCGCGGGATCATCATCGAACGTTGTCACGGTACACAGCACGACTTTACAGCCATTTACAGCACCATACAGCTCCATTCACAGCGATAGCATCACCTCACATCAACCCGAAATTTCTGATGGTACCATTGTCCCTTCGTTAACAATATCTACAACGGAAATGACTGATTCGGCTAGTCAATCAGAGACATCGAGTTCTGTGTTGCTTAATACAGGGAGAATGATCGTCAATATACAGTCAACTGCAACAGATTCGGTCATAAGTAGTTTTTCGTCGCTACCAACAGCCTCTGGATCTCAGCCCTTAACCTCTTCATATCAACCATTAACCTCTTCATCTCAGCCATTAACCTCTTCAACGCTACCACAAGTATCTTCATCACTATCATTAACCTCTTCAACGCTACCACAAGTATCTTCATCACTATCATTAACCTCTTCAACGCTACCACAAGTATCTTCATCACTATCATTAACCTCTTCACTGCAACAACGAACTTCTTTATTGTTACCACAAACACCGCTAACCTCTTCGTCGCTACCACTAACCACTTCATCGCTACCATTTACCTCTTCGTCGCTACCACCGAACGTAACCTTAACGAATGTTATAATCGCGACAGACACCACAATGGTTACATCGGAAGACTTTCACAGTTCAGCAGTATCATCAAGGTTCGTTGACTCATCAATGGCTCCATCATCTTCCTGGTCGTTAAATACATCCACTGCAGAAACTCTTACAAACATGGACACCTCGTTGCTTTTAGAAACATCAACACACACAGTAATGAgctcttttgttgataattccGTAAGTCTTCAAAACGCAAGCGATTCAATATCAAGTTCTTTACCAAAGAACACCACCCCCCATTCTCCATTTCAAACAAGCAGCTCTCTAGAGGAGAGTGTTACAACACAGCTTTCCAATGTCGCAACTTCCACACCCCCTTCTGTTTCCCCCGGACTGGAATCGCCTGGGACCTCACTTTCCTCTACGGACCACGCCTCTCAACATTCCATCATTTCATCCGATGTCCTGGGGTCTTCTACAGGGCCCAGTGAAGCGTCTTCTATCGCCCCAACACACGCAACCGGCCATGTGGTCAACAGTGTCTTTCCGTCCATGACCCAGCCGGTCAGTAGACCACCTTCTGTTTTTACCACTATTTCCGAGTCGGTAACCAGTGGTAAATCACAACATTCCGTGGAGTCTAGCGCTAGTTCAACGACAACAGAGTTTACAGCCGTGACCTCTAGTTCTAGTGATTTCCCCACCAACGTCACTGTCCGGCCAACAGCCACAACGAGCCTACCGCATCCCGAGGATATGCAGTTTGTGAACCAAACATTTGAGATGGTATTTCAGGGAAACTGTGAACCACTCCTGAAAGATAAACTTCTCTTGAAGGCTTTCTGGAATCAGTTACAAGAAAAGCTTGTCCACAAATCTTATTTGGTGAAAGCTGATAACATTGCCTGTGAACCTTTACGAATAACTTTTACATATGTCTTCATTCCACAAAGTTATTTCAAACAACTGTGCACTTCCCTGAAAGAAATAGTAAGTGATATTCACATTAATGTTACAATATCCGGACAGTTGGAATATTACCGAGCATTGAAGTTAAACACGGAGTCCACGATTACGTCAGACAAAACTCCGCCGCCCGGGGCAGCGGGGCTCGAGGAGATTGACCTCATCGTCCTCATCGCCGCAGGCTCCTTCTGCCTCGTTTTAATACTCGTGGGCCTGGTGATCTGCATTCGCGAATATTACCACCGCAAAAGAACACGCACATTTGAATTCGCTAACATGTATCAGGCCGAAGATTTCACACTAACGAAAATTCCGCGCCCTGCTGTAACTTACACGGAGAAAGGCGCAGACATCAACACCAATGGGCACAGTAATGGCGATGCACATGAAACAGAGAAAGAGACTCTAATGGAGAGTATACAGCTCCGTGTCAATTCTAACGAGAACGGACTGATGGTGGGCATCACGGGGACACTGGAGAGACAGTCCACCGTGTCCCACCCATCGCCTTCACCCTCACCCCCGGGGAGCGAGCACGTGCAGCTTGTTCCTAAGGAGGAGGAGCCACTACAGAGCCAGGACAACCCCATCTACTATATTGATGATGATCACAGTGAGTAA
- the LOC128156662 gene encoding uncharacterized protein LOC128156662 isoform X1, translated as MWWRVTIYIIILGNVNGDETVSGMPGETHTTSNLASSVYLTSSTMTAPTQEIEPSSATNTGPTSIANDLSTVALALKNKVVSRPSGQVFETSANVSSSEHFVFSTKSYVSENTTETSSVSSSSESSVFAGSSSNVVTVHSTTLQPFTAPYSSIHSDSITSHQPEISDGTIVPSLTISTTEMTDSASQSETSSSVLLNTGRMIVNIQSTATDSVISSFSSLPTASGSQPLTSSYQPLTSSSQPLTSSTLPQVSSSLSLTSSTLPQVSSSLSLTSSTLPQVSSSLSLTSSLQQRTSLLLPQTPLTSSSLPLTTSSLPFTSSSLPPNVTLTNVIIATDTTMVTSEDFHSSAVSSRFVDSSMAPSSSWSLNTSTAETLTNMDTSLLLETSTHTVMSSFVDNSVSLQNASDSISSSLPKNTTPHSPFQTSSSLEESVTTQLSNVATSTPPSVSPGLESPGTSLSSTDHASQHSIISSDVLGSSTGPSEASSIAPTHATGHVVNSVFPSMTQPVSRPPSVFTTISESVTSGKSQHSVESSASSTTTEFTAVTSSSSDFPTNVTVRPTATTSLPHPEDMQFVNQTFEMVFQGNCEPLLKDKLLLKAFWNQLQEKLVHKSYLVKADNIACEPLRITFTYVFIPQSYFKQLCTSLKEIVSDIHINVTISGQLEYYRALKLNTESTITSDKTPPPGAAGLEEIDLIVLIAAGSFCLVLILVGLVICIREYYHRKRTRTFEFANMYQAEDFTLTKIPRPAVTYTEKGADINTNGHSNGDAHETEKETLMESIQLRVNSNENGLMVGITGTLERQSTVSHPSPSPSPPGSEHVQLVPKEEEPLQSQDNPIYYIDDDHSE; from the exons ATGTGGTGGAGAGTAACAATTTACATCATTATTCTGG GTAATGTTAACGGAGATGAAACGGTTTCCGGCATGCCAGGAGAAACCCACACGACATCTAACCTAGCGTCGTCAGTGTATCTAACATCGTCTACAATGACCGCTCCTACCCAGGAGATAGAGCCCTCCTCCGCCACTAACACCGGACCTACTTCAATAGCAAATGACCTTTCTACTGTAGCCTTGGCCCTAAAAAATAAGGTCGTCTCAAGACCAAGCGGTCAAGTTTTTGAAACTTCAGCCAATGTATCATCCAGCGAACATTTTGTGTTTTCAACAAAGAGCTATGTGTCTGAAAACACAACGGAAACATCATCAGTCTCGTCGTCGTCCGAATCGTCCGTGTTCGCGGGATCATCATCGAACGTTGTCACGGTACACAGCACGACTTTACAGCCATTTACAGCACCATACAGCTCCATTCACAGCGATAGCATCACCTCACATCAACCCGAAATTTCTGATGGTACCATTGTCCCTTCGTTAACAATATCTACAACGGAAATGACTGATTCGGCTAGTCAATCAGAGACATCGAGTTCTGTGTTGCTTAATACAGGGAGAATGATCGTCAATATACAGTCAACTGCAACAGATTCGGTCATAAGTAGTTTTTCGTCGCTACCAACAGCCTCTGGATCTCAGCCCTTAACCTCTTCATATCAACCATTAACCTCTTCATCTCAGCCATTAACCTCTTCAACGCTACCACAAGTATCTTCATCACTATCATTAACCTCTTCAACGCTACCACAAGTATCTTCATCACTATCATTAACCTCTTCAACGCTACCACAAGTATCTTCATCACTATCATTAACCTCTTCACTGCAACAACGAACTTCTTTATTGTTACCACAAACACCGCTAACCTCTTCGTCGCTACCACTAACCACTTCATCGCTACCATTTACCTCTTCGTCGCTACCACCGAACGTAACCTTAACGAATGTTATAATCGCGACAGACACCACAATGGTTACATCGGAAGACTTTCACAGTTCAGCAGTATCATCAAGGTTCGTTGACTCATCAATGGCTCCATCATCTTCCTGGTCGTTAAATACATCCACTGCAGAAACTCTTACAAACATGGACACCTCGTTGCTTTTAGAAACATCAACACACACAGTAATGAgctcttttgttgataattccGTAAGTCTTCAAAACGCAAGCGATTCAATATCAAGTTCTTTACCAAAGAACACCACCCCCCATTCTCCATTTCAAACAAGCAGCTCTCTAGAGGAGAGTGTTACAACACAGCTTTCCAATGTCGCAACTTCCACACCCCCTTCTGTTTCCCCCGGACTGGAATCGCCTGGGACCTCACTTTCCTCTACGGACCACGCCTCTCAACATTCCATCATTTCATCCGATGTCCTGGGGTCTTCTACAGGGCCCAGTGAAGCGTCTTCTATCGCCCCAACACACGCAACCGGCCATGTGGTCAACAGTGTCTTTCCGTCCATGACCCAGCCGGTCAGTAGACCACCTTCTGTTTTTACCACTATTTCCGAGTCGGTAACCAGTGGTAAATCACAACATTCCGTGGAGTCTAGCGCTAGTTCAACGACAACAGAGTTTACAGCCGTGACCTCTAGTTCTAGTGATTTCCCCACCAACGTCACTGTCCGGCCAACAGCCACAACGAGCCTACCGCATCCCGAGGATATGCAGTTTGTGAACCAAACATTTGAGATGGTATTTCAGGGAAACTGTGAACCACTCCTGAAAGATAAACTTCTCTTGAAGGCTTTCTGGAATCAGTTACAAGAAAAGCTTGTCCACAAATCTTATTTGGTGAAAGCTGATAACATTGCCTGTGAACCTTTACGAATAACTTTTACATATGTCTTCATTCCACAAAGTTATTTCAAACAACTGTGCACTTCCCTGAAAGAAATAGTAAGTGATATTCACATTAATGTTACAATATCCGGACAGTTGGAATATTACCGAGCATTGAAGTTAAACACGGAGTCCACGATTACGTCAGACAAAACTCCGCCGCCCGGGGCAGCGGGGCTCGAGGAGATTGACCTCATCGTCCTCATCGCCGCAGGCTCCTTCTGCCTCGTTTTAATACTCGTGGGCCTGGTGATCTGCATTCGCGAATATTACCACCGCAAAAGAACACGCACATTTGAATTCGCTAACATGTATCAGGCCGAAGATTTCACACTAACGAAAATTCCGCGCCCTGCTGTAACTTACACGGAGAAAGGCGCAGACATCAACACCAATGGGCACAGTAATGGCGATGCACATGAAACAGAGAAAGAGACTCTAATGGAGAGTATACAGCTCCGTGTCAATTCTAACGAGAACGGACTGATGGTGGGCATCACGGGGACACTGGAGAGACAGTCCACCGTGTCCCACCCATCGCCTTCACCCTCACCCCCGGGGAGCGAGCACGTGCAGCTTGTTCCTAAGGAGGAGGAGCCACTACAGAGCCAGGACAACCCCATCTACTATATTGATGATGATCACAGTGAGTAA